The genomic interval GCGCGATGGCCACGTATCTCGCGTCGCTCAATCCGTTGGAACCGAACGCCGATCCCGTAGCGATGGCGCGTCAGTATGAACAGGCCAGCGCAATCTCGGGCGCGCCAGCGGGCCTCGGCGCGCGGCTTTTCGACGGCGCGTGCGCCGCATGTCATCACACGGGTGGCGGGCCGCAGTTGTTCGGCGCGCATCCTTCGCTGGCGCTCAACACGAATCTGCACAGCGCGACGCCCGATAATCTGATTCGCGTGATTCTCGACGGCATCGGCTCGCCTGCGCGGCCCGAACTCGGTACGATGCCGGCTTACCGCGACAGTTTCAACGACGTCCAGGTCGCCGAACTCGTGTCGTACCTGCGTCAGCAATTCGCCGGTGGCAAGCCCGCATGGCAGGACGTCGCGGCGAGGGTCGCCAGGATTCGCGCGACGCCGCGGCGGGCCGACTGACTCGCGAACCCCTTTCGAAATATCCGATAACAATGACCGCATTCCCGCAATCCTTTTGATAACGGAGAAACGCATGACCACGCGCGCAGGATGGATCTCTCGCCTCATGGTGCCAACGGTGCTCTCGCTCGCCGCCTTGAGTGCGAGCGCACAGCAGACCATCAAGATCGGCGAGATCAACAGCTACAAGGCGCAGCCCGCCTTTCTCGGGCCTTACAAGAACGGCTGGAATCTCGCGCTCGACCAGGTGAACGCCGCGGGCGGCGTGCTCGGCAAACAGCTCGAAGTGGTGTCGCGCGATGACAATGGCAATCCGGGCGACACGATTCGCGTCGCGCAGGAACTGATCGCGCGCGAGCAGGTGCAATTGCTGTTCGGCGGCTTTCTCTCGAACACCGGCCTCGCGCTGACTGACTTCGCCAAGCAGAAGAAGATTTTCTTCCTCGCCGCCGAGCCGCTGACCGACAAGATCGTCTGGGCCGATGGCAACAAATACACGTACCGTCTGCGGCCTTCGACGTATATGCAGGTGGCGATGCTGGTGCCGGAAGCCGCCAAGCTGCATAAGAAGCGCTGGGCACTCGTGTATCCGAACTACGAGTACGGGCAATCGGCGGTGGCGACCTTCAAGAAGCTGCTGACGGCGGCGCAGCCTGACGTGCAGTTCGTCGCCGAGCAGGCCACGCCGCTCGGCAACGTCGACGCGGGCGCGGTGACGCAGGCGATCGCCGACGCCAAGCCGGATGCGATCTTCAACGTGCTGTTCGGCGCCGACCTCGGCAAGTTCGTGCGTGAGGGCAATACTCGCGGGCTCTTCAAGGATCGCAGCGTGGTGTCGCTGCTGACGGGCGAGCCGGATTATCTCGACCCGCTAGGCGCCGAAGCGCCGACCGGCTGGATCGTGACGGGCTATCCGTGGTACTCGATCGATACCGCAGCCAACAAGAAGTTCGTCGATGCGTATCAGGCCAAGTATCACGACTATCCGCGGCTCGGCTCGGTGGTGGGGTATTCGGCGTTGATGTCGATTGCAGCGGGCATCAAGAAGGCGGGGTCGGTCGATCCGGATAAGCTCGCCGCCGCGTTCAAGGGCCTCGGTGTGGACACGCCGTTCGGGCCGATCACCTATCGCGCGCAGGACAATCAGTCGACCATGGGCGCGTATGTCGGCGTGACGGGTTTGAAGGACGGCAAGGGCGTGATGACCTCGTACCGGTATATCGATGGCGCGAGCGTTCAGCCCTCGGATGCCGAGGTCAAGAAGCTGCGGCCTGCCGAGTAAGGTGCCGATGCCTGCGGCGCGCGGCGTCGCGGGCATCTGGAGCAAAACGCACCACGTCGCCGCACGGCGATCCACGGTGACCCGCCGCAGCGCGCGGCGGTGAGCAGTGCGCGGTGAGCGGAGGGCTACTCCTCCGCGTCGTGCTCGATCACGAATCGTTTCAGATAAGCCAATACGGCGGCTTCGACCGCGCGATGATCCGCGGTGCTTTTGGAGCCCGCATTTTCCTCGTCGCCGAACAGGGTGGACGGCGCGTTGTGCACATCCACTTCCTGGCCTTCGCGAAAGACGCGAATCTCGTGGACGTCTTCGGCGTACTCGGCGATCCAGTGCACGCCCTCGATATGCGCGGCGGCACGTACGGTAGGTATCTTCATGGACGTCTCCCGTCGGGCCGGACCACACGCCGACCCTTACCAGCACCATACGCCGTCCGGATGAGCGGCGCGAGCGCTGTTGCACAGTTGCTCCAGCAAAGATTTTTCGCGCCCGCCACAATATTCGCGCGCCTGAAACGTCTTCAGGCGCATGGAACCGCCACCCACTTCGCACACGATGACCGAACGAGACACCGACATCACCGCGACCGTGGTGCGTGAGCGCACGAGGCTCGTCAATTTTATCCGGCGCCGAATTCGCGACCCAGACGATGCCGAGGACATTCTGCAGGATGTGTTCCACGAATTCGTGCAGGCTTACCGGCTTCCCGCGCCGATCGAACAGGCGAGTGCGTGGCTGTTCCGTGCCGCGCGCAATCGCATCGTCGATCGGTTTCGCAAGAAGAAAGAGCAGCCGCTGGCAGATCTGTCCGCGAGCGGAGACGACGCCGACAGTGAGTATCGCCTCGACCTCGACCTGCCGGCGCACGATGCGGGTCCCGAAGCCCTCTACGCGCGCGCTCTATTGCTGAAGGCCTTGCAGGACGCGCTCGATGAGTTGCCAGCGAATCAACGTGAGGTCTTTGTCGCGCACGAACTGGAGGGCCGGTCCTTCAAGGAGATGGCGGCGGAAAGCGGCGTCACGCTCAATACGTTGCTCGCGCGCAAACGCTATGCGGTCTTGCATCTGCGTGCGCGGCTGCAGGCCATTTGTGACGAACTGGGTATCTAAAGGAGTTGGCGGATGAATTTTCGAATCAGATGTGCGGGTAAGGCACTGCTTGTGGTGGTCGCTATCGGCGTGCTCGGCTGGGTGGTCATGACGCTATGGAATTGGGTGATTCCGGCGCTATTCGTCGGCGCTCGTGCGATCGACTTCGCCCATGCGTTGGGCTTGCTGGTTTTGAGCCGCATCCTGTTCGGCGGATTCCGCGGACATGGCGGCTGGCGCGAACGGCGTCGCTGGCGCAAATGGGAAGCGATGACACCCGAAGAACGCGAGCATTTCCAGACGGCATGGCGATCGGGCCGCGACCGGCGGGCGGGAGATTGAACATGCGCGAGAAATCAGCGGCCGAGTGCAAACAGATGCCGGGCGTAATTGCACCGGTTGTCGACCTGACACGTTGCGAGGGAAAGGGCGATTGCATGGAGGTCTGCCCCGAGAATGTGTTTGAGATCCGGCGCATCGACGAGGCCGATTATCGCGGCCTCGATCTGATGCATCGCCTCAAGCTGCGCGTGCATGGAATGAAAGTCGCCTACACGCCCAATGCGCACGCCTGCCGGTCATGCGGGCTTTGCGTGACGGCGTGCCCTGAACGAGCGATCAAGCTGGCCAGAACGGCATAGCGCCGCACGTTTTTAGCTGGTGACGCAGAGGCAGGGCCGTTGTCTGTCGTTTGATACGTCATCAGTATTTTCGGTCTCGTCAAGGAGCGCATATGGCTTCATCAACCACAGGTCTTTTGCAGCGGCTTCATGAACAGAGCCAGACAGAAGTGATAGCCCGCGCACGCGCGCAGTTCCAGGGATCGAGCCAGGAGTTCCAGGATCTTGCGGAGGAATACGAAATGCTCGCGCCGCGTCTGCGTGGCCGTTTCCTCGAAACGCTCGGGCTATCCAGCGAAGATTTCGAAGCCTCGCAAGGCACGCCGCTGTCGCTCGCCGTGTCGGCGGAAACGGGAAGGTTCTTGCGCAATATGGTGCTTTCGCACAAACCGGCCCGAATCCTCGAACTCGGCAGTTCCTGCGGTGTGTCCACGCTGTATTTCGCCGAGGCGCTTCGCATGCTCGGCAGCGGCGTCGTTGTAGCGACCGAACTCGACGCTGTTAAATGCGCACAGCTTCGGGCCCACGTCAGAACGGCGGGCGTGCAAGCGTATGTCGACCTGCGGGAGGGTGATGTTTTCCAGACCGTTTCCGGACTGGACGGCACGTTCGACATGGTGTTTATCGACGTATGGGCCAGCTCCTATCTGAGTCTATTCAAGCAGATTGAACGGCTGTTACGACCCGGATCTATCGTTCTCGCCGACAACATGTACACAGCCGAGGACGCCGTTCGGCCATACAAGCACTACCTTGACGGCAATCCGCGTTTCTCGACGACGACGCTGGACTTTGAATCAGGGGTCGAATTTACGGTTGTCGTTTCGTAGGCTGACGGGGAGCGGTGTTGCTGTGATGGTGAACTTGACCAAAATGTCACTGGCAATTGTTGAGGTCGGCTGGCTCCAGACGGCTTTTTTCAGCGTGATTCGCCTGCCGACGCCGTGCGGCACACGCGTTGCTGTATGACACAGGCCATACCCAACTGGAGAACCGTCATGCCTGAAAAGAAAACGATCGAGCGTGCCAAGAGTGACAAGCGCGCCGGTAAAGCATCGAGCACCCAAGCGGGTGAATTCATCAAGGAACAGGTCGATAAGGTGCGTGCCGGCAAGCACGGCGTCAGGTCCGCCAAGCAGGCGATTGCGATCGGCCTTTCGGAAGCGC from Paraburkholderia phytofirmans PsJN carries:
- a CDS encoding O-methyltransferase; the protein is MASSTTGLLQRLHEQSQTEVIARARAQFQGSSQEFQDLAEEYEMLAPRLRGRFLETLGLSSEDFEASQGTPLSLAVSAETGRFLRNMVLSHKPARILELGSSCGVSTLYFAEALRMLGSGVVVATELDAVKCAQLRAHVRTAGVQAYVDLREGDVFQTVSGLDGTFDMVFIDVWASSYLSLFKQIERLLRPGSIVLADNMYTAEDAVRPYKHYLDGNPRFSTTTLDFESGVEFTVVVS
- a CDS encoding 4Fe-4S dicluster domain-containing protein; the encoded protein is MREKSAAECKQMPGVIAPVVDLTRCEGKGDCMEVCPENVFEIRRIDEADYRGLDLMHRLKLRVHGMKVAYTPNAHACRSCGLCVTACPERAIKLARTA
- a CDS encoding ABC transporter substrate-binding protein, with amino-acid sequence MTTRAGWISRLMVPTVLSLAALSASAQQTIKIGEINSYKAQPAFLGPYKNGWNLALDQVNAAGGVLGKQLEVVSRDDNGNPGDTIRVAQELIAREQVQLLFGGFLSNTGLALTDFAKQKKIFFLAAEPLTDKIVWADGNKYTYRLRPSTYMQVAMLVPEAAKLHKKRWALVYPNYEYGQSAVATFKKLLTAAQPDVQFVAEQATPLGNVDAGAVTQAIADAKPDAIFNVLFGADLGKFVREGNTRGLFKDRSVVSLLTGEPDYLDPLGAEAPTGWIVTGYPWYSIDTAANKKFVDAYQAKYHDYPRLGSVVGYSALMSIAAGIKKAGSVDPDKLAAAFKGLGVDTPFGPITYRAQDNQSTMGAYVGVTGLKDGKGVMTSYRYIDGASVQPSDAEVKKLRPAE
- a CDS encoding RNA polymerase sigma factor; amino-acid sequence: MEPPPTSHTMTERDTDITATVVRERTRLVNFIRRRIRDPDDAEDILQDVFHEFVQAYRLPAPIEQASAWLFRAARNRIVDRFRKKKEQPLADLSASGDDADSEYRLDLDLPAHDAGPEALYARALLLKALQDALDELPANQREVFVAHELEGRSFKEMAAESGVTLNTLLARKRYAVLHLRARLQAICDELGI